The proteins below come from a single Nocardiopsis gilva YIM 90087 genomic window:
- a CDS encoding putative quinol monooxygenase has product MIFITAKFRILPEYADSWPEIAREFTEATRSEPGCLWYDWSRSVEDPNEYVLVEAFRDDEAGAAHVQSEHFKTAQKTLPPHLAETPKIVNTTIPQDDWSLLGEMAVPPRD; this is encoded by the coding sequence ATGATTTTCATTACCGCCAAGTTCCGCATCCTGCCCGAGTACGCGGACAGCTGGCCGGAAATCGCCCGCGAGTTCACCGAGGCGACGCGCAGCGAGCCGGGGTGCCTTTGGTACGACTGGTCGCGCAGCGTCGAAGACCCGAACGAGTATGTCCTGGTCGAGGCGTTCCGTGATGACGAGGCGGGTGCCGCCCACGTGCAGTCCGAGCACTTCAAGACCGCGCAGAAGACGCTGCCGCCGCACCTCGCCGAGACGCCGAAGATCGTCAACACGACGATCCCGCAGGACGACTGGTCCCTGCTCGGCGAGATGGCCGTGCCGCCGCGGGACTGA
- a CDS encoding short chain dehydrogenase, giving the protein MRILLIGAAGKLGAHVHATLADRGHDVVTVGRTSGDIRLDITDPVQATELYDRAGHIDAVASAAGDVPYNTLTKLTADDYLSAFRGKALSQIELVRQGTKRIAERGSFTLITGALARDPIVSGSAAAMANGAVEAFVRSAAIEIAPQRVNAISPTVFTESLADYGDFFPGIPPVDLTQVAQAYVRSIEGAQTGQIYELD; this is encoded by the coding sequence ATGAGAATTCTGCTGATCGGGGCGGCAGGCAAGCTTGGCGCCCACGTGCACGCCACTCTCGCCGACCGCGGCCACGACGTCGTCACAGTGGGCCGCACCAGCGGGGACATTCGTCTCGACATCACCGACCCTGTTCAGGCCACCGAGCTGTACGACCGCGCCGGACACATCGATGCGGTGGCCAGCGCGGCTGGGGACGTGCCGTACAACACGCTCACGAAGCTGACCGCCGACGACTATCTCTCGGCCTTCCGCGGTAAGGCGCTCAGCCAGATCGAACTGGTCCGCCAGGGCACGAAACGCATTGCCGAGCGGGGCTCGTTCACCCTGATCACCGGGGCTCTGGCCCGCGATCCCATCGTCAGCGGCAGCGCAGCGGCCATGGCCAATGGCGCCGTGGAAGCCTTCGTCCGGTCAGCGGCGATCGAGATCGCACCGCAGCGCGTCAACGCCATCAGCCCCACCGTCTTCACCGAGTCCCTCGCGGACTACGGCGACTTCTTCCCCGGTATCCCGCCGGTGGATCTCACCCAGGTGGCCCAGGCCTACGTGCGCTCCATCGAGGGCGCTCAGACCGGACAGATTTACGAACTCGATTAG
- a CDS encoding GNAT family N-acetyltransferase → MPEGHRAAAGNAEIPEPSPSSVPEELFPADAVAGVKELWVHTRGEPEVTIGVVESPPDMEHPSLAGSEITMVDSWWMPAVTPEDGAMEHGTYTASVLFGQPGSVLEGLAPRCRGLICPALRDNSSVLDPLNAARAIEELTEAGADIVLFMAAHPAPADGNGTFDLVRRAVEQASQAGVLVTAPAGNDYGRNPVAPALLPEVLAVGAHRADGTMYKFSNWGDGYHGHGIAAPGGEVLGAAPGGGVKAQKGTCVAVSMATGAAALLLSLQRKAGLSADPLGVREALLRTARSCDPEIAHDDTGRCLNGKLDLPAAARMLVGEGVLSSNRTSGAGAAVPSSASAVRLCSPTTAAKPARSPAATPKCRKRMAAAGDETARSDTRITTFAERPELVQSGIERTPPGPGFLQRSLADRWEVAKRLCGRFPQFGVAATRAVDGSVVGHGIGVPLALSASGRGHLPGGGGQEMLAWALCDERRGVHPDTLGLLGMTIHPEHRGTGLSRSLLQALKEAARSAGLREVVTSVRPTAKHRRPAEPMAHYARRTHRDGLPCDPCLRVHAQAGGRITSVAPSALVVSGPLAKWRQWTGLPFDAPGPVHVPLTLAPVRCDPAQDRAVYVEPHVWVRHALD, encoded by the coding sequence GTGCCCGAGGGGCACCGCGCCGCGGCCGGGAACGCCGAGATTCCGGAGCCATCTCCATCTTCGGTTCCAGAGGAGCTGTTTCCGGCCGATGCGGTCGCCGGCGTCAAGGAGCTGTGGGTACACACCCGCGGCGAGCCGGAGGTGACGATCGGCGTTGTCGAGAGCCCTCCGGACATGGAGCACCCCAGTCTGGCGGGCTCCGAGATCACCATGGTCGACTCGTGGTGGATGCCTGCGGTCACTCCGGAAGACGGCGCGATGGAGCACGGGACCTATACGGCCAGTGTGCTGTTCGGTCAGCCGGGCAGCGTACTGGAGGGTCTTGCACCTCGTTGCCGGGGGCTCATTTGTCCAGCACTGCGCGACAACTCGTCGGTGCTCGACCCGCTCAATGCGGCGCGCGCGATCGAGGAGCTGACCGAGGCAGGGGCCGACATCGTCCTGTTCATGGCGGCACACCCGGCGCCCGCCGATGGCAACGGCACGTTCGACCTGGTCCGACGCGCTGTTGAGCAGGCGAGCCAGGCAGGTGTCCTCGTCACCGCGCCCGCGGGCAACGACTACGGTCGCAATCCCGTCGCCCCGGCGCTGCTGCCCGAGGTGCTGGCCGTCGGTGCCCACCGCGCCGACGGCACGATGTACAAGTTCAGCAATTGGGGGGATGGCTATCACGGGCACGGCATCGCCGCACCGGGCGGGGAGGTGCTCGGCGCCGCTCCTGGGGGAGGGGTCAAGGCACAGAAAGGCACATGCGTGGCCGTGTCCATGGCGACCGGCGCCGCGGCCCTGCTGCTCAGCCTCCAGAGGAAGGCGGGGCTGTCCGCCGATCCGCTCGGGGTGCGAGAGGCGTTGCTGCGCACGGCCCGCTCCTGCGATCCCGAAATCGCCCATGACGACACTGGGCGCTGTCTCAACGGCAAGCTCGACCTGCCCGCAGCTGCTCGGATGCTGGTAGGCGAAGGCGTGCTCAGCAGTAACCGGACCTCGGGCGCGGGCGCGGCTGTGCCGTCGTCTGCTTCGGCGGTGCGACTCTGCAGCCCGACAACGGCGGCCAAGCCCGCGCGTTCACCTGCGGCGACTCCGAAGTGCCGTAAGCGAATGGCCGCGGCTGGCGATGAGACGGCGCGGTCTGACACGAGGATCACCACGTTCGCCGAGCGGCCCGAGCTGGTGCAGTCCGGCATCGAACGCACGCCTCCGGGGCCCGGGTTTCTCCAGCGCTCCCTCGCCGACCGATGGGAGGTGGCGAAACGCCTCTGTGGGCGTTTCCCGCAGTTCGGCGTGGCCGCGACGAGAGCGGTCGACGGCTCGGTTGTGGGACATGGCATCGGCGTGCCGCTCGCGCTTTCCGCTTCCGGTCGCGGTCACCTGCCCGGCGGGGGTGGCCAGGAGATGCTGGCCTGGGCACTGTGCGATGAGCGACGGGGCGTCCACCCCGACACTCTGGGGCTCCTTGGCATGACCATCCACCCCGAGCATCGTGGCACGGGCCTGAGCAGGTCCTTGCTGCAGGCCCTGAAGGAGGCGGCGCGGTCAGCCGGTCTGAGGGAGGTGGTCACGTCGGTGCGGCCAACCGCGAAGCATCGCCGCCCGGCGGAGCCGATGGCCCACTACGCCCGAAGGACCCACCGTGACGGCCTGCCCTGCGACCCCTGCCTGCGCGTCCATGCCCAGGCGGGTGGGCGAATCACGTCGGTGGCTCCGTCTGCGCTGGTGGTGTCCGGCCCCCTGGCCAAGTGGCGGCAATGGACGGGGTTGCCCTTCGACGCCCCTGGCCCAGTGCACGTGCCCCTTACGCTGGCTCCGGTGCGCTGCGACCCTGCCCAGGACCGTGCTGTCTACGTCGAACCGCACGTCTGGGTGCGACACGCGTTGGACTGA
- a CDS encoding LysR family transcriptional regulator — MNVELRHFRALAAIGDEGTITGAAAALRISQPALSRTLSQLERGLGTQLVERTTRNLHLTEAGRRLWEHAHRILAHVDDALAEVSAGPRPLRIGFAWAALGHHTVPLLREWRRDHPDIPLQAQRLDDPEAALRCGDIDLAFLRTPTDDDEFYSLPLYQERRLVALSEDDPLATRPSLELADIADRTIAMCASAGTTSTELWSADRRPSTTIEVANVDEWLTVIATGDAVGVTAEATGHSHPHPGVRYLPIADAPPITVCLVWPPYPVHSAAATFREHARRTVET, encoded by the coding sequence ATGAATGTGGAACTGCGGCATTTCCGCGCGCTGGCGGCCATCGGGGACGAGGGCACCATCACCGGTGCCGCGGCTGCCCTGCGCATCAGCCAGCCCGCGCTTTCGCGGACACTGTCGCAGCTGGAGCGCGGCCTGGGCACGCAGCTCGTCGAGCGCACCACCCGCAATCTCCACCTCACCGAGGCGGGTCGGCGGCTGTGGGAACACGCGCACCGCATCCTTGCCCACGTCGACGACGCCCTGGCCGAGGTGAGCGCCGGGCCGCGACCGCTCCGCATCGGCTTCGCCTGGGCGGCTCTGGGGCACCACACCGTTCCGCTGCTGCGCGAGTGGCGTCGGGACCACCCCGACATCCCCCTCCAGGCGCAGCGACTAGACGACCCCGAGGCCGCGCTGCGCTGCGGCGACATCGACCTCGCTTTTCTGCGCACACCGACCGATGACGACGAGTTCTACTCCTTGCCCCTCTACCAGGAGCGGCGCTTGGTGGCACTGAGCGAGGACGATCCTCTGGCGACCCGACCCTCCCTGGAACTGGCCGACATCGCCGATCGGACCATCGCCATGTGTGCCTCGGCCGGGACGACCAGCACCGAGCTGTGGTCCGCCGACCGGCGCCCCTCCACCACCATCGAGGTGGCCAATGTCGACGAGTGGCTCACCGTGATCGCCACTGGGGACGCCGTCGGCGTGACCGCGGAGGCCACCGGACACAGCCATCCCCACCCTGGGGTGCGCTACCTCCCGATCGCCGATGCTCCACCGATCACTGTCTGCCTGGTTTGGCCGCCCTATCCAGTGCACTCCGCGGCCGCGACCTTCCGGGAACATGCCCGTCGCACGGTGGAGACTTAG
- a CDS encoding GntR family transcriptional regulator, with the protein MNADLDGPEPMYRQIAAVIAGRISDGTHEANRLVPSEAAVCEEFGVSRRTARSAYQVLAEQGLVVTAPGKGTYVAPKADGNR; encoded by the coding sequence ATGAATGCCGACCTTGACGGACCCGAACCGATGTATCGGCAGATCGCTGCTGTCATCGCAGGTCGGATCTCCGACGGGACCCATGAGGCGAACCGGCTTGTCCCATCCGAAGCAGCCGTGTGTGAAGAGTTCGGGGTCTCGCGCCGAACCGCACGGTCGGCATACCAGGTTCTCGCCGAACAAGGGCTTGTGGTCACAGCTCCAGGCAAGGGGACCTATGTCGCTCCAAAGGCGGACGGCAACAGATAG
- a CDS encoding RNA polymerase sigma factor gives MTSGSPEVSAAEIERVFREERGRAVAVLVRLLGDIDLAEEAVQDAFAEAVQRWPSAGLPPSPAGWIITTARNRSIDRLRREASRKDRYAQAALLHAHDDAPSEEGPVCDDRLRLIFTCCHPALAPHSRVALTLRLLGGLTTAEIAHAFLVPESTMAQRLVRAKGKIRDARIPYRVPDESDLPDRLRGVLSVVYLIFNEGYAASSGDRLVREDLCAEAIRLGRLLAELMPDEPEVLGLLALMLLTESRRAARTTPDGALVRLADQDRERWDRALIAEGQEIVRACLRRDRPGPYQIQAAINAVHSDAATAAATDWSQILRLYDHLYALTPTPIVALNRAVAVAEVEGPEAALSRVDALASDLDRHHLFHAVRADLLRRLGRSAEAVMAYEAALDRTQNAAERDFLRRRRADLDSARESDPRNGDARTT, from the coding sequence GTGACCTCCGGCTCGCCGGAGGTATCGGCCGCGGAGATCGAACGCGTGTTCCGCGAGGAGCGGGGCCGCGCCGTGGCTGTCCTGGTCCGCCTCCTCGGCGACATCGACCTCGCCGAGGAGGCGGTCCAGGACGCCTTCGCCGAAGCGGTCCAGCGGTGGCCGTCGGCGGGGCTGCCGCCGAGTCCGGCCGGCTGGATCATCACCACCGCCCGCAACCGGTCCATCGACCGACTCCGACGGGAGGCGTCCCGCAAGGACCGCTATGCCCAGGCCGCACTCCTGCACGCCCATGATGACGCGCCATCCGAGGAGGGGCCTGTGTGCGACGACCGGCTGCGCCTGATCTTCACCTGCTGCCACCCCGCGCTCGCTCCGCACTCCCGAGTCGCCTTGACGCTCCGCCTGCTGGGCGGGCTCACCACGGCCGAGATCGCCCACGCCTTCCTGGTCCCCGAGAGCACCATGGCCCAGCGCCTGGTCCGGGCCAAGGGCAAAATCCGCGACGCGCGGATTCCCTACCGGGTGCCGGACGAGTCCGACCTCCCCGACCGCCTCCGGGGGGTCTTGTCCGTCGTCTACCTCATCTTCAACGAGGGCTACGCGGCGAGTTCGGGCGACCGGCTCGTCCGAGAGGACCTCTGTGCCGAGGCCATCCGCCTCGGCCGCCTCCTCGCCGAGCTCATGCCCGACGAACCGGAAGTCCTGGGACTGCTTGCGCTGATGCTGCTCACCGAGTCGCGCCGTGCCGCCCGCACCACACCCGACGGTGCCCTCGTGCGACTGGCCGACCAGGACCGCGAACGCTGGGATCGCGCTCTCATCGCCGAAGGCCAGGAGATCGTCCGCGCCTGCCTTCGGCGCGATCGGCCCGGTCCCTACCAGATCCAAGCGGCGATCAACGCCGTCCACAGCGACGCCGCGACCGCCGCGGCCACGGACTGGTCGCAGATTCTGCGGCTCTACGACCATCTCTACGCGCTCACGCCGACCCCGATCGTGGCGCTGAACCGAGCCGTCGCGGTGGCCGAGGTCGAGGGACCCGAGGCCGCGCTGTCCCGCGTCGACGCCCTCGCCTCCGACCTCGACCGTCACCACCTGTTCCACGCCGTCCGCGCCGACCTGCTCCGTCGCCTGGGCCGGAGCGCCGAGGCGGTCATGGCCTACGAGGCGGCCCTCGACCGCACCCAGAACGCGGCTGAGCGCGACTTTCTGCGGCGTCGACGCGCCGACCTCGATTCCGCGCGCGAGTCCGATCCCAGGAACGGCGACGCCCGAACGACCTAG
- a CDS encoding ROK family transcriptional regulator — protein sequence MSSVNTGPTGFQAVREANLGVVLRAVRSLAPCSRAAIAAATGLNKTTVSSLVADLISRGLVRETGESTQRRVGRPGVLLALDDSTIAAIGLEVNVDYLSVVAVDLVEQELLTRHISFDARAAGPEACAHRIARATAEAMADPALAGRGVIGVSVAVPALIDAPSGTVTRAPNLGWRDTPLRDRLTHLMAEARLPTAPILVDNDANLGAVAEFRSGHLTRTPDLVYITGEVGIGAGVLTDGNLLRGSTGFAGEIGHIPLMEDGPECGCGRRGCLEAIAGIEPILRAAVPDRVPEGPLSGDGIAHLVDVAVERAEAGDATALDTLHTAGTWLGRGIATLVDIVNPAAVVLGGYFVPMAPWLLPNCRAAVREIAIAPDAGGCRVEPSTLGLSAAARGGAMAMIDALDSGRLPLPPARSAAPAATSGPGPNAPA from the coding sequence GTGTCGAGCGTGAATACCGGACCCACCGGTTTCCAGGCGGTACGCGAGGCCAACCTGGGCGTCGTGCTGCGTGCTGTCCGCTCCCTCGCGCCCTGCTCGCGCGCCGCCATCGCCGCAGCCACAGGGCTGAACAAAACCACCGTCTCCAGCCTGGTCGCCGACCTCATCTCCCGCGGGCTGGTCCGCGAGACCGGCGAGTCCACCCAGCGCCGCGTGGGACGCCCGGGGGTGCTGCTCGCGCTCGACGACAGCACGATCGCCGCCATCGGGCTGGAGGTGAACGTCGACTACCTGTCAGTCGTCGCGGTCGACCTCGTTGAGCAGGAACTCCTCACCCGGCACATCTCCTTCGACGCCCGGGCGGCCGGCCCGGAGGCGTGCGCGCACCGGATCGCGCGGGCCACGGCGGAGGCAATGGCGGATCCCGCGCTGGCCGGGCGCGGCGTCATCGGGGTGAGTGTCGCGGTGCCCGCGCTGATCGACGCGCCCTCCGGCACCGTCACCCGAGCCCCGAACCTGGGCTGGCGCGACACCCCGCTCCGCGATCGTCTGACGCACCTGATGGCGGAGGCGCGTCTGCCGACGGCGCCGATCCTCGTGGACAACGACGCCAACCTCGGAGCGGTCGCCGAATTCCGCAGCGGGCACCTCACCCGCACACCCGACCTCGTCTACATCACCGGAGAGGTCGGCATTGGGGCGGGCGTGCTGACGGACGGGAACCTGCTGCGCGGATCCACCGGCTTCGCGGGGGAGATCGGCCACATCCCGCTGATGGAGGACGGCCCGGAGTGCGGGTGCGGGCGGCGCGGCTGCTTGGAGGCGATCGCGGGCATCGAACCGATCCTCCGCGCCGCCGTTCCCGACCGCGTGCCGGAAGGGCCGCTATCGGGGGACGGCATCGCCCACCTGGTCGACGTCGCGGTCGAGCGTGCCGAGGCGGGCGACGCCACGGCGCTGGACACCCTGCACACGGCGGGCACATGGCTGGGCCGCGGCATCGCCACACTGGTCGACATCGTCAACCCGGCGGCGGTCGTCCTCGGGGGGTACTTCGTACCGATGGCCCCGTGGCTCCTCCCGAACTGCCGCGCGGCGGTCCGCGAGATCGCCATCGCCCCCGACGCGGGCGGGTGCCGGGTGGAGCCTTCGACCCTGGGCCTCAGTGCGGCGGCCCGAGGCGGGGCCATGGCCATGATCGACGCCCTCGACAGCGGCCGACTGCCGCTCCCGCCCGCCCGGTCGGCCGCACCGGCGGCGACGTCCGGCCCCGGACCGAACGCCCCCGCCTAG
- a CDS encoding PatA/PatG family cyanobactin maturation protease: MGKLSIIPGLSELWRLTKGDDRVGVAVVDGRVGAGHPAFAGSGLASVEGVWPSDGATGAKAAHGTSVAGVLFGQHDGPVPGVAPGCRKVSVPAFSDRWARTSQLDLARGIELALDEGVHVINISGGQLASAEEAEDPLARAVRRCKESNVLVVAAAGNDGCFCDHVPAALPSVLAVGALDDEGRPLPSSNWGPGNTRQGILAPGQNIPVPVPGGGVALQTGTSLAAPVVSGVAALLLSLQLRDGREPDPRAIGELLMTTADPCDLGDADACARFLNGKLNITKAVTTVTSNETDVSVAHSQAEPVSPIPETATGRPEQAVPSCDCGCDQAPAAAATVPTAQAALQAPTDPAAAPATTPAAGSAAVTLSSPAPAPVPSPAPAPPPAPTPPPQATSTVTTSSDDPARVPAQRLAYAQGVLGYDFATEARRDSFKQLMAPVEVGGAHVPANPYDPNHMVAHLRENPSESSALIWTLNLDLTPIYAIEPNGGYTVGVYERLVDFLSRQLECDDGANFVDRVSIPGKLPGRTVKLFSGQEVPVVEVELKRGLYGWSVTSLANAVAEAGAAGAKKGNPSADTLRAAVAEFLTRVYYDLRNFGATSRDRALNFAATNAVQARDTLAQALSQGLALQDIDVEKSPFARPDSDCWDVKLRFFDPENSRRAKRVYRFTVDVKDVMPVTVGDIRSWPES; encoded by the coding sequence ATGGGGAAGCTGTCAATCATTCCCGGGCTCTCCGAGCTGTGGCGGCTGACCAAGGGTGACGACCGTGTAGGGGTGGCCGTGGTCGACGGCAGGGTCGGTGCCGGCCACCCCGCCTTCGCTGGGAGTGGGCTGGCCTCCGTGGAGGGTGTGTGGCCCAGCGACGGTGCGACGGGTGCGAAGGCGGCCCATGGCACGTCCGTGGCCGGAGTTCTCTTCGGTCAACACGACGGCCCCGTCCCAGGCGTGGCGCCAGGGTGCCGGAAGGTGAGCGTTCCGGCGTTCTCGGACCGGTGGGCGCGCACGTCACAGCTGGACCTTGCGCGCGGAATCGAGCTGGCGCTGGACGAAGGCGTGCACGTCATCAACATCAGCGGCGGACAGCTCGCCTCGGCCGAGGAAGCAGAGGACCCACTGGCGCGGGCGGTGCGCCGGTGCAAGGAGAGCAACGTCCTGGTCGTGGCAGCCGCCGGGAACGACGGCTGCTTCTGCGATCACGTGCCCGCGGCTCTGCCCTCGGTATTGGCGGTTGGCGCACTGGACGACGAGGGCCGTCCGCTGCCCAGCAGCAATTGGGGTCCGGGGAACACTCGCCAGGGCATTCTCGCCCCAGGCCAGAACATCCCGGTGCCAGTTCCCGGCGGAGGCGTGGCTCTGCAGACCGGGACCAGCCTGGCCGCGCCGGTCGTGTCGGGCGTGGCCGCCCTTCTGCTCAGCTTGCAGCTACGCGACGGTCGTGAACCCGACCCGCGGGCCATAGGCGAGCTTCTGATGACCACTGCTGATCCGTGCGACCTCGGCGACGCCGATGCCTGCGCACGTTTTCTGAACGGCAAACTCAACATCACGAAAGCGGTAACCACTGTGACCTCGAACGAGACAGACGTGTCCGTGGCTCACTCGCAAGCTGAGCCGGTGTCCCCGATCCCCGAGACCGCGACCGGCAGACCCGAGCAGGCGGTGCCCAGCTGTGACTGCGGGTGTGACCAAGCACCGGCCGCAGCCGCGACGGTCCCGACTGCCCAGGCTGCCCTGCAAGCTCCGACGGATCCTGCGGCGGCTCCTGCGACAACCCCTGCGGCGGGGTCAGCGGCGGTGACCCTGTCCTCACCGGCTCCGGCCCCCGTGCCATCTCCCGCGCCCGCGCCGCCCCCGGCTCCTACGCCACCGCCACAGGCCACGTCAACGGTGACGACGTCGTCAGACGACCCAGCGCGCGTGCCGGCCCAGCGTCTGGCGTATGCGCAGGGCGTACTGGGATACGACTTCGCTACTGAGGCGCGTCGTGACAGCTTCAAGCAGCTCATGGCGCCCGTCGAGGTTGGCGGTGCGCACGTCCCCGCCAACCCGTACGACCCCAACCACATGGTCGCTCACCTCAGGGAGAATCCCTCTGAGTCATCCGCGCTGATCTGGACGCTCAATCTCGACCTGACACCGATTTACGCCATCGAACCCAACGGCGGCTACACAGTCGGCGTGTACGAGCGTCTGGTGGATTTCCTATCCCGTCAGCTTGAGTGTGATGACGGGGCGAACTTCGTCGACCGCGTCTCGATCCCCGGTAAATTGCCCGGCCGTACGGTCAAGCTGTTCTCGGGTCAGGAAGTGCCCGTCGTGGAGGTCGAACTCAAGCGCGGCCTGTACGGGTGGTCGGTCACGAGCCTGGCCAACGCGGTCGCCGAGGCTGGAGCGGCTGGGGCCAAGAAGGGCAACCCGTCTGCGGACACACTGCGTGCGGCCGTCGCGGAGTTCCTCACCCGCGTCTACTACGATCTCCGCAATTTCGGGGCGACCTCGCGCGACCGCGCGCTGAACTTCGCCGCGACCAACGCGGTTCAGGCCCGCGACACTCTGGCTCAGGCACTGAGCCAAGGTCTGGCCCTGCAGGACATCGACGTCGAGAAGAGCCCGTTCGCCCGCCCCGACAGCGACTGCTGGGATGTGAAGCTGCGCTTCTTCGACCCCGAGAACAGCCGCCGCGCCAAGCGGGTGTACCGCTTCACCGTCGACGTCAAGGACGTCATGCCGGTGACCGTCGGCGACATCCGAAGCTGGCCTGAGAGCTGA
- a CDS encoding GntR family transcriptional regulator produces the protein MDIDHFDPTPIYKQVARVIRGRIKSGELKPRDRIPSESQMVAEYGIARDTARQAVALLRSEGWVITLPQRGTFVALQPGTDA, from the coding sequence ATGGACATCGATCACTTCGACCCGACGCCCATCTACAAGCAGGTGGCGCGAGTTATCCGCGGGCGGATCAAGTCCGGCGAGCTCAAGCCGAGAGATCGGATTCCATCCGAGTCTCAGATGGTCGCTGAGTACGGCATCGCGAGAGACACCGCGCGACAGGCGGTCGCCCTCCTGCGCTCAGAGGGATGGGTGATCACGCTGCCTCAGCGAGGAACCTTCGTCGCGCTGCAACCCGGCACCGACGCGTAG
- a CDS encoding DUF6463 family protein, whose translation MISRSPGRWVQALAGLHFATGIILYRKPAGDMAADGVVSTVPDWGDRATAFWFLALAPAMWTTGRLLRSAEENGDTRAQRTAGAALVATGATGAAMMPASGFWGVAALGAWAWAKGRRASH comes from the coding sequence ATGATCTCTCGCTCACCGGGACGGTGGGTCCAGGCCCTCGCGGGCCTGCACTTCGCGACCGGCATCATCCTGTACCGCAAGCCCGCTGGCGACATGGCCGCCGACGGGGTGGTCAGCACGGTCCCCGACTGGGGCGACCGTGCGACGGCCTTCTGGTTTCTTGCCTTGGCACCGGCGATGTGGACGACCGGTCGTCTGCTGCGGTCGGCGGAGGAGAACGGCGACACCCGCGCCCAGCGCACCGCCGGGGCCGCCCTCGTCGCGACGGGCGCAACGGGCGCGGCCATGATGCCGGCCAGCGGTTTCTGGGGAGTCGCCGCACTCGGGGCCTGGGCGTGGGCCAAGGGGCGTCGGGCGTCCCACTGA
- a CDS encoding DoxX family protein → MAEARGLVNALRHALVVRDAPPAVLLIRLIAGAVFCSEGIQKFLYPGDLGPGRFAAQTPLPAPEVFGYSAAVFEISCGLLLVVGLLTRLATLPLLTIMGGALLFTKLPILMDEGFWRAAHEARTDSLLLFSLVFLLLVGAGRWSLDRRFFPRRES, encoded by the coding sequence ATGGCCGAAGCGCGCGGCCTCGTCAACGCCCTGCGTCATGCGTTGGTGGTGCGCGACGCGCCGCCAGCGGTGCTCCTGATCCGCCTCATCGCCGGAGCGGTGTTCTGCTCCGAGGGCATCCAGAAGTTCCTCTACCCCGGTGACCTGGGCCCGGGCCGCTTCGCCGCGCAGACCCCGCTCCCCGCACCAGAGGTCTTCGGTTACAGCGCCGCGGTGTTCGAGATCAGCTGCGGGCTGCTGTTGGTCGTCGGGCTCCTCACCCGACTGGCCACGCTGCCACTACTCACCATCATGGGTGGGGCGCTGCTCTTCACCAAGCTGCCCATCCTGATGGACGAGGGCTTCTGGAGGGCCGCCCACGAGGCGCGCACTGATTCGCTTCTGCTGTTCAGCCTGGTGTTCCTGCTGCTCGTGGGGGCGGGACGCTGGTCGCTGGACCGCAGGTTCTTTCCGCGCCGCGAGTCCTAA
- a CDS encoding YciI family protein, which yields MQHYMLTIHQPQGETPSPEVLEPIMRDLEAVNEELRAAGAWVFAGGMHQPSTYTVLRPKDDEVITTDGPYAEGKEFIGGFTVIKAPDLDAALEWGRKFARAITLPVEVRPMQYGSCG from the coding sequence ATGCAGCACTACATGCTCACCATCCACCAGCCCCAGGGCGAGACTCCGTCTCCAGAGGTCCTGGAGCCGATCATGCGGGATCTCGAAGCCGTCAACGAGGAGCTTAGGGCGGCCGGCGCCTGGGTGTTCGCCGGAGGCATGCACCAGCCGAGCACCTACACCGTGCTGCGGCCCAAGGATGACGAAGTGATCACGACCGACGGCCCGTATGCCGAGGGCAAGGAGTTCATCGGCGGCTTCACCGTCATCAAGGCGCCCGATCTCGATGCCGCCCTCGAATGGGGACGCAAGTTCGCCCGCGCGATCACCCTTCCGGTCGAAGTCAGGCCCATGCAGTACGGGAGCTGCGGGTGA
- a CDS encoding MarR family winged helix-turn-helix transcriptional regulator — protein sequence MEYSHNDTELLDQPIGYWSWAAHKAVVDHIRANLAELGVTQPQNWILDQVLSGRNGRTREEITEILEGYLDVGTTLDAEFDGLIEKGLIRVDDEEQLWGTAEGEAVFRQCTERHAAMKKARNAGVTDADYITTLKVLQRMIHNVGGRAWHE from the coding sequence ATGGAGTACTCGCACAACGACACCGAGCTTCTCGATCAGCCGATCGGCTACTGGAGCTGGGCGGCACACAAGGCGGTCGTCGACCACATCCGCGCCAATCTCGCGGAGCTCGGTGTCACCCAGCCCCAAAACTGGATCCTCGACCAGGTGCTCAGCGGAAGGAACGGCCGGACCCGCGAGGAGATCACGGAGATCCTGGAGGGCTACCTGGATGTGGGGACCACGCTCGATGCGGAGTTCGACGGACTCATCGAGAAGGGGCTGATCAGGGTCGACGATGAGGAGCAGCTGTGGGGGACCGCTGAGGGAGAAGCCGTCTTCCGACAGTGCACGGAGCGCCATGCGGCCATGAAGAAGGCGCGGAACGCGGGCGTGACGGACGCTGACTACATCACCACGCTCAAGGTGCTGCAGCGGATGATCCACAACGTCGGAGGCAGGGCCTGGCACGAGTAG